GTTTCGAGATCGAGGCCTGGAGCCTGCCCGATCGCGTGCCCGAGGCCATCAGGCGCCGCCCCGACAGGGGCCGCAGCTACATCGCCGCGACGCAGTGGCACCCCGAGTTCCACAAATACGGCAGTACTGAAACGGTCGACGACACGCCCATCCTGCACGACTTTCTGTGGGCCTGCGCCACCGCGAAGGTTGCGCCCCGCACCATGCCCGACGCGGGGGGCGGTCGAATCCGCGACCGTGCGGCGCGGGTGCTGCGCCAGGCGCTGCTGCGGCGCTGACTTGGCCGGACGGCCGCTGGCTAGCGCCGCTCGGAACGGTTGGTGCTGCCGCTGACGCCGGCATCGATCGTGCCGAACACCGTGACGCCGCTGCCGGATGACGAAGCGGCGCGGTCGCTGTTGCTTGCCGACCCGGTGCCGGCGCAGCCCGCCGCCAAGGCGCCGATTGCGATGGCGAAAACAGCTGCAATGAATGGCTTCACGGAAAACTCCAGGCAAGGGTGAGACTTGCGGCCACTATAGGCCGGAGCTTTTCCGGCCCCGCGGCAACACACCTGCCGTCGGCAGGGTTGTTGATCGGCGCGGTTCGGTGGCCAGCACCATCTGGTCCGGCTTCGCGCCGAAGCTTTCATCGCGCCGTCATGGCGCCGAGAGGTGCTTGCCCACGATGCCCGCGAGTTCGAACATCGTCACCTGGTCCTTGCCGAACACGGGCTTGAGCTTGGCGTCGGCATTGATTGCGCGCTTGTTGGTCGCATCCTGCAGGCCATTGGCCTTGATGTAGTCCCAGAGCTTCTTGATGACCTCGGTGCGCGCCACCGGTTCGGCGCCGATCACCGCGGCCAGCGAGTCGCTGGGCTTCAGGCCTGCGCCGGGTTTGCGCGGCGCAGCGGCTTTCTTCGCGGCCGGCACCTTCTTGGCGGCGGGCGTCTTCTTCGCCGCCACCTTCTTGGCTGCCGCCGTCTTGCCCGCCGGCGCGGCCTTGCCGAAGGTCTTGCGCGGCGGGAACTTGCTGCCGCCTTCGCGCGGCGCGAATTCGAAGGTCACCTTGCCCTCCTCGGCGTTCCAGGTCAGGAAGGCCTTGAAGGCGCGGCGCGTGCGCATGCTCACGAACTTGTCGAGCAGGTCGGTCTTGCCGGTGGCGAGCAGCTTTTCCATCTGCGCGCGCTCCACCGGCTGCTGCAGGATGATCTTGCCGGTCTTGAAAGTGCAGCTTGGCGTCGGTTGCGCAGTGGTGGGCACCGACTTCTCGCAGACGTAGTTGCTGCCGTGCTCGAACACGGGAGCGCCGCAGATGGGGCATGGGCCCACCGTGTCCTGCTCGCTGAAGTCGACGATCTCGCCGGTGTCGCCGTTCTTGTCGTCGCCGAAGTCGAACTCCAGCTTCCAGTTCTTCGATTCTTCCTCGTCGTATTTGAGGATGATCTCGGCGGTGAAGGGCCAGCCCGCCTTGGAGCGGAAGCCTTCCAGCGGGCCGATGTGCTTGTCCCGCAGCAGCGCCTCGGCCTCGGCCACCTCGAAGGTGCGCCCGGCCGGTGACTTGCCGAACGAGAAGCCGCAGGCGTCTTCGCCCGTGCCGCTCTTGCCGACGCAGCCGTAGCGGCGGTAGTTCTCTTTCACCACGCCGCCGCAGTTGGGGCAGGGCGTGGAAAGCGTGGCGTAGTCGCCCGGCACGGTGTCGCGGTCGTACTCCTTCGCCTTCTTGACGATGTGCTCCGTCATCTTGGCGATTTCGCGCATGAAGGCGTCGCGGCTCAGCGCGCCCTTTTCCATCTGCGCAAGCTTGTATTCCCACTCGCCCGTGAGCTCGGCCTTTGAGAGTTCTTCCACGCCGAGGCCGCGCAACAGCGTCATGAGCTGGAAGGCCTTGGCCGTCGGAATGAGCTCGCGGCCTTCACGCAGCATGTATTTCTCGGTGATCAGGCCTTCGATGGTGGCTGCGCGCGTGGCTGGCGTGCCGAGGCCCTTTTCCTGCATGGCTTCCCGCAGCTCGTCGTCGTCGATGGTCTTGCCGGCGCCTTCCATGGCGCCCAGCAGCGTGGCTTCCGAGTAGCGTGCCGGCGGCCGGGTCTTCAGCGCCTTCAAGTCGGCCGAATCAGTCTTCACCGTTTCGCCCGGCTTCACCACCACCAGGTTCTTGCCGTCCTTCTCATCGTCGTCGTTGATGGCTTCCTTGCCCCAGATGGCGAGCCAGCCCGGCTTGACCAGCACCTTGCCGTCGCTGCGGAAGGGGTACTTCTTGCCGCCGGCTTCCACCGTGCTGATGCGGGTGGTCACCTGGAACTCGGCGCTCGGGAAGAACACCGACATGAAGCGGCGCACCACGAAGTCGTAGAGCTTCTGTTCGGCGTCGGAAAGGCCGCTCGGCGCCTGCAGCGTGGGGATGATGGCGAAGTGGTCCGACACCTTGGCGTTGTCGAAGATGCGCTTGTTGGGCTTCACATAGCTGCCGTCGACCGCCTGCTGCGCA
The Variovorax paradoxus genome window above contains:
- a CDS encoding DNA topoisomerase III, with amino-acid sequence MTKTLVIAEKPSVAQDIVRALTPVAGKFDKHDEHFENESYVVTSAVGHLVEIQAPEEFDVKRGKWSFANLPVIPPHFDLKPVDKTKTRLNAVVKQAKRKDVTQLINACDAGREGELIFRLIEQYAGGKTGLNKPVKRLWLQSMTPQAIRDGFDALRTEKQMQGLADAARSRSEADWLVGINGTRAMTAFNSRDGGFFLTTVGRVQTPTLSVVVEREEKIRKFVSRDYWEIHGVFQAEAGQYPGKWFDANFKKPPPGPDGTADAEIRADRVWSEREAREIADAARGKPATVTEESKPTTQASPMLFDLTSLQREANGRFGFSAKTTLALAQSLYERHKALTYPRTDSRALPEDYLPVVKDTMKMLATSSMKHLAPFAQQAVDGSYVKPNKRIFDNAKVSDHFAIIPTLQAPSGLSDAEQKLYDFVVRRFMSVFFPSAEFQVTTRISTVEAGGKKYPFRSDGKVLVKPGWLAIWGKEAINDDDEKDGKNLVVVKPGETVKTDSADLKALKTRPPARYSEATLLGAMEGAGKTIDDDELREAMQEKGLGTPATRAATIEGLITEKYMLREGRELIPTAKAFQLMTLLRGLGVEELSKAELTGEWEYKLAQMEKGALSRDAFMREIAKMTEHIVKKAKEYDRDTVPGDYATLSTPCPNCGGVVKENYRRYGCVGKSGTGEDACGFSFGKSPAGRTFEVAEAEALLRDKHIGPLEGFRSKAGWPFTAEIILKYDEEESKNWKLEFDFGDDKNGDTGEIVDFSEQDTVGPCPICGAPVFEHGSNYVCEKSVPTTAQPTPSCTFKTGKIILQQPVERAQMEKLLATGKTDLLDKFVSMRTRRAFKAFLTWNAEEGKVTFEFAPREGGSKFPPRKTFGKAAPAGKTAAAKKVAAKKTPAAKKVPAAKKAAAPRKPGAGLKPSDSLAAVIGAEPVARTEVIKKLWDYIKANGLQDATNKRAINADAKLKPVFGKDQVTMFELAGIVGKHLSAP